In the Camelus bactrianus isolate YW-2024 breed Bactrian camel chromosome 17, ASM4877302v1, whole genome shotgun sequence genome, one interval contains:
- the EXOSC7 gene encoding exosome complex component RRP42: protein MAHGRGGGVAGAGATRADDVRRAGRLGSMASVALSEAEKVYIVHGVQEDLRVDGRGCEDYRCVEVETDVVSNTSGSARVKLGHTDILVGVKAEMGTPKLEKPNEGYLEFFVDCSANATPEFEGRGGDDLGTEIANTLYRIFNNKSSVDLKSLCISPREHCWILYVDVLLLECGGNLFDAISIAVKAALFNTRIPRVRVLEDEEGSKDIELSDDPYDCIRLSVENVPCIVTLCKIGYRHVVDATLQEEACSLASLLVAVTSKGVVTCMRKVGKGSLDPESIFEMMETGKRVGKVLHTSLQSLLHKEESLGPKRQKVGFLG from the exons ATGGCGCACGGGCGCGGGGGGGGCGTGGCCGGCGCGGGGGCGACGCGAGCGGATGACGTGCGGCGCGCGGGGCGGCTCGGCAGCATGGCGTCCGTGGCGCTAAGCGAGGCGGAAAAGGTGTACATCGTGCATGGCGTACAG GAAGACCTCCGCGTGGATGGCCGTGGCTGTGAGGACTACCGATGTGTCGAAGTGGAAACCGACGTGGTGTCCAACACCAGTGGGTCTGCCAGAGTCAAGCTG GGTCACACAGACATCCTAGTGGGAGTGAAAGCGGAAATGGGGACACCGAAGCTGGAGAAACCAAATGAAGGTTACTTGGAGTTCTTTGTTGACTG TTCAGCCAATGCTACCCCTGAATTTGAAGGTCGAGGAGGTGATGACCTTGGCACAGAGATTGCTAACACCCTCTACCGCATATTTAACAATAAGAGCAGCGTTGACCTGAAGTCCCTGTGCATCAGCCCCCGGGAGCACTGCTGGATTCTCTATGTGGACGTGCTG CTGCTGGAATGTGGTGGAAATTTGTTTGATGCCATCTCCATTGCGGTGAAGGCTGCCCTCTTCAATACAAG GATACCAAGAGTTCGTGTTCTGGAGGATGAAGAGGGGTCGAAGGACATTGAACTGTCTGATGACCCTTATGACTGCATCCGGCTCAGCGTAGAGAATGTCCCTTGTATCGTCACCCTGTGTAAG ATTGGCTATCGGCACGTGGTAGATGCTACTCTTCAGGAGGAGGCCTGCTCTTTGGCCAGCTTGCTGGTGGCCGTGACCAGCAAAGGAGTCGTGACATGCATGAGGAaagtggggaagggcagcctggacCCAGAGAGCATCTTCGAGATGATGGAG ACTGGCAAGCGCGTGGGCAAAGTGCTGCACACATCCCTGCAGAGCCTGCTACACAAGGAGGAGAGCCTGGGGCCCAAGAGACAGAAAGTCGGATTCCTGGGCTGA